The nucleotide sequence GCAAATAGTCAAACGCCTATTAAGAAGAAGCGTGGCAAAAAGCTAGATAGAGAGTCAAAAAAAACCAACCAAAAGTTAGCCAGAGAAAGAATAATAATTGAACATATTAATCGTCGTCTCAAAAAATTTAAATTATTATCATCTCGATATAGGAATAGAAGAAGAAGGATTAATTTGAGACTGAGTTTAATAGCAGGTATTTATAATTATGGACTTAATTATCGGATAAAAAATACGATTTATCTGTAGTTATGCAAGAGGTCTATTCAACTCATGTACTGGCAAAGGTTCGGGAACTGACCCACTTGGAATAATCTCATCGAAACTCTACGCTATGCCTTAAATACCCTAGCTGAAGTCGCCCCAGAGTGGCTGGGAGCCGATCTTCAAGGTGAATGGTGTGACCGCTATAGAAAAAGAGTAGAAAATACTCGTTTGCCCCGGCAAAAAGACGAGCGTAATGCTTTGGCAGTAGGAGTTGGCCAAGATGGGTTTGATTTACTTGATGCCATATATGTCCCTACAGCACCAATTGAACTGCGTTGGCTCAAGGCAGTAGAAACACTACGTCAAGTGTGGCTACAACAATATTATGCACCCACGCCTGAAATACAACTAATAGACTTGTCCGAAAATAAGCAACACCGGATAAGCCAATGGATAGAGGTTGGTTAATTGAATAAATATTCAACTAACGAATATCTAGTTCGTTTGACGCTCACGTTGAAAAAGAACCGATTTTTGGTCAACTTTACCAATTTTACTGCTCCAATCAACCGTTCGGAGTATGGCAAGTTATTGTAATAAGACTTAACATAATTTATAGTTACTTTAAAAATAGTCTTATGGAACTGCATCAGATTGAAACTTACCTCGATAGTCAAGATCCTCAAAATCGCATGAAAGCGATTACCGAGTTGAGAAACTACGAACCTAATTTGGCTATCCCCCTACTGAAGCGAACCATGGATGATGGAGAATTTATTATTCGTTCTTTTGTGGCTAGGGGTTTGGGGTATAAATGTACAGATGAAGGCTTTGAGTTGTTGCTGGATTTAATCGAACAAAACAGCGATTACAATGTTAGAGCTGAAGCCGCCAATTCTCTGGCTAAATATGGTCAAGATGCAATCCCCTATCTGGTGAAATTATTCCAACGAGACTCTAATTGGTTAGTACGATTTAGCATCTTTGCAGCTATCGACGCTACACAATATCCAGCAACTCTCTTAGAACTATCAGTTTTAGGACTCACAGGAGACGATCCAGTTGTCAAACAAACAGTACTAGCTAGTTTGGGACAATTAGCTCAAACGCCACAAGAATCGAGAGCTTTAGAACTTCTGCTCTCAGCAGCTCAATCGCAGCAAGCGCCAATTCGCGCCATAGCAGCAAGAGTTTTGAGAAATTTTGAAACTCCAAAAGCAGAAGCTGCTCTAGCGAATCTACGACGGGATTCCGATTATCGAGTCGTCGGTGCAACTCTCGAAGGACTTGTTTAGAGCCAAGGAAATTGAAGCCCTCATTTTAAGCTCCGTGAAATAAGTAGAGTGTTTGCTAGCTATTTATCAAAACTATATTTTGATTATCTGCTCAAATCTA is from Coleofasciculaceae cyanobacterium and encodes:
- a CDS encoding HEAT repeat domain-containing protein; translation: MELHQIETYLDSQDPQNRMKAITELRNYEPNLAIPLLKRTMDDGEFIIRSFVARGLGYKCTDEGFELLLDLIEQNSDYNVRAEAANSLAKYGQDAIPYLVKLFQRDSNWLVRFSIFAAIDATQYPATLLELSVLGLTGDDPVVKQTVLASLGQLAQTPQESRALELLLSAAQSQQAPIRAIAARVLRNFETPKAEAALANLRRDSDYRVVGATLEGLV